In a single window of the Lentisphaera araneosa HTCC2155 genome:
- a CDS encoding DoxX family protein, protein MKHLVEKFFYTEDKFGPLLIRLMAAIVIFPHGAQKLLGWFGGHGFEGTMNYMTSVAGLPWLVAFLVIIGESIGALMLLSGVGTRFVAASHTIIMLGALKMHWANGFFMNWFGQQEGEGFEFHLLYIGMMLSLFVSGAGKWSIDYLISQKNKVNN, encoded by the coding sequence ATGAAACATTTAGTAGAGAAGTTTTTTTATACAGAAGATAAATTTGGCCCGCTTTTGATTAGGCTTATGGCTGCAATAGTTATCTTTCCCCACGGAGCCCAAAAGTTGCTAGGCTGGTTTGGCGGTCATGGATTTGAAGGGACGATGAATTATATGACTAGTGTTGCAGGTCTTCCTTGGTTGGTGGCATTCTTAGTTATTATTGGTGAATCCATTGGGGCACTGATGTTATTGAGTGGTGTGGGTACGCGTTTTGTAGCGGCGAGTCATACAATTATAATGTTAGGCGCTTTGAAAATGCATTGGGCAAATGGGTTTTTCATGAATTGGTTTGGTCAGCAAGAAGGTGAAGGTTTTGAGTTTCATTTACTCTATATCGGTATGATGCTAAGCCTTTTTGTGAGTGGCGCGGGGAAATGGTCGATTGATTACTTAATCAGCCAAAAAAATAAAGTGAATAATTAA
- the aspS gene encoding aspartate--tRNA ligase: MKRTHKCGELRPENKDQEVILSGWIKSRRDLGGLIFLDLRDRSGFVQVNIEPDAGEELMSLGNSLREEWVISVKGKVRCRPENMINKKLPTGAVEVVVQDLKIENKARPMPFNLDDDKVNEEMRLRYRYLDFRRPALTEKMVLRHRITKTLRDYFDDQNFLEIETPILSKSTPEGARDYLVPSRVHPGQFYALPQAPQQYKQLLMVGGLERYFQIARCFRDEDLRADRQPEFTQVDLEMSFIDEEDIYSLLEGLMSRIMKEVKGIDIPTPFQRLDYFEAMTRFGSDKPDTRFGMELINLEPALKNSEFKVFADTLANGGRIGAINVKGGNKFATNKTIKEWTAHAQLYGAKGLATIQVKEDGSWKSSITKFLKEDEVAAITETANLEVDDVLLIAADSFTTSCEVLGQLRLHIAKQTDMIPEDQWNYLWVTDFPLLVQDEETQDWHAMHHPFTAPHESDRDKMQSDRGSIRARAYDLVLNGCELGGGSIRIHDTQLQSEMFDALGISQEEAQHQFGHILDALAFGAPPHGGLALGLDRMVMLLTGASSLREVIPFPKTAKASCLMTQSPSPVSDDQLEELSIKTDVKEKSE; the protein is encoded by the coding sequence ATGAAGAGAACACACAAATGCGGCGAACTTCGCCCAGAAAACAAAGATCAAGAAGTCATTCTTTCAGGCTGGATCAAGAGCCGACGCGACTTAGGCGGCCTCATTTTCCTCGACCTTCGTGACCGTTCAGGTTTCGTTCAAGTTAATATCGAACCCGATGCTGGAGAAGAACTCATGTCTCTCGGCAACTCGCTCCGTGAAGAGTGGGTCATCAGCGTCAAAGGTAAAGTTCGTTGTCGTCCAGAAAACATGATCAACAAGAAACTCCCCACTGGTGCTGTTGAAGTTGTTGTACAAGATCTTAAAATCGAAAATAAAGCGCGCCCCATGCCCTTTAATCTCGATGACGATAAAGTGAACGAAGAAATGCGCCTGCGTTATCGTTACCTCGACTTCCGTCGTCCCGCACTCACCGAGAAAATGGTTCTTCGTCACCGCATCACAAAAACTCTCCGCGATTACTTCGACGATCAAAACTTCTTAGAAATCGAAACTCCTATCCTTTCGAAAAGCACTCCAGAAGGCGCTCGCGACTACCTCGTGCCAAGTCGTGTTCACCCTGGTCAATTCTACGCGCTTCCCCAAGCACCTCAGCAATACAAGCAACTGCTTATGGTTGGTGGCCTCGAGCGTTACTTCCAAATTGCTCGCTGCTTCCGTGACGAAGACCTCCGTGCTGATCGCCAGCCTGAATTCACGCAAGTGGATTTGGAAATGTCTTTCATTGATGAAGAGGACATCTACTCCCTTCTCGAAGGCCTTATGAGCCGTATCATGAAAGAAGTTAAGGGTATTGACATCCCAACTCCTTTCCAACGCCTCGATTACTTCGAAGCCATGACGCGGTTCGGCAGCGACAAGCCCGACACACGTTTTGGCATGGAGCTTATCAACCTCGAGCCAGCACTTAAAAATTCAGAATTTAAAGTTTTTGCTGACACACTAGCAAACGGTGGTCGCATTGGCGCTATCAACGTTAAAGGTGGCAATAAATTCGCGACAAATAAAACGATCAAAGAATGGACTGCTCATGCTCAACTCTACGGAGCGAAAGGTCTAGCCACTATCCAAGTTAAAGAAGACGGCAGCTGGAAGAGCTCCATCACAAAATTCTTAAAAGAAGACGAAGTTGCAGCGATCACAGAGACCGCCAACTTAGAAGTGGATGATGTGCTCCTCATTGCTGCAGATAGCTTCACAACTTCCTGTGAAGTTCTCGGTCAACTCCGCCTTCACATTGCGAAGCAAACTGACATGATCCCAGAAGATCAATGGAATTACCTTTGGGTTACTGATTTTCCACTTCTCGTTCAAGATGAAGAAACACAAGACTGGCATGCGATGCACCACCCTTTCACTGCACCACACGAATCAGACCGTGATAAAATGCAAAGTGATCGCGGCTCTATCCGTGCCCGTGCTTATGACCTCGTTCTCAATGGTTGCGAACTTGGCGGTGGCTCCATTCGTATTCACGATACTCAGCTTCAATCCGAAATGTTTGATGCACTCGGCATTAGCCAAGAAGAAGCTCAACACCAATTTGGCCACATTCTCGATGCACTCGCATTTGGCGCACCTCCCCACGGTGGCTTAGCCCTCGGTCTTGACCGCATGGTTATGCTGCTTACTGGAGCTAGCTCACTTCGTGAAGTAATTCCCTTCCCGAAAACAGCTAAAGCCTCTTGCCTCATGACGCAATCGCCTTCACCGGTGAGTGACGATCAACTCGAGGAACTTTCCATCAAAACTGATGTGAAAGAAAAGAGCGAGTAA
- a CDS encoding LysR family transcriptional regulator: MTLEQIHILKTIVDEGSFQAAADKLWKTQPAISMSINKLETELGLQLFDRGHRKTTLTAHGQRIYEYAEQMLINAEEITSLSQYLNEAHEEEIAIAIDTICPLKTLLILFKNFFQSYPKTRLKINFEVLGGTLERLEQDKAHIVISNLGSPSSPLDRIPLWDINMTPVCAPNSLNLDDQNYISTNKLKRSPQIVIPETSEARSNSKSLLQGGQRHYVSDLEIKKEMLMAGLGWGSMPQHKIKNELASGQLISFNSDHLETISIPFYACRRQDKRHGPVSSALWEQLHYLHI, translated from the coding sequence ATGACTTTAGAGCAAATACATATTCTTAAAACAATTGTCGATGAAGGCAGTTTCCAAGCAGCAGCTGACAAACTCTGGAAAACCCAACCCGCCATCAGCATGTCGATAAATAAGTTAGAAACTGAGCTCGGCCTGCAGCTCTTTGATCGCGGACACCGCAAAACCACACTCACAGCTCATGGTCAACGCATCTATGAGTACGCAGAACAAATGCTAATTAACGCTGAAGAAATCACTTCATTAAGCCAATACTTAAACGAAGCGCATGAGGAAGAAATCGCCATTGCTATTGATACTATTTGCCCTTTAAAGACATTATTAATTCTGTTCAAAAACTTCTTCCAAAGTTACCCCAAGACACGACTCAAAATCAATTTTGAAGTTTTAGGCGGAACGCTTGAGCGTCTCGAACAAGACAAAGCTCACATCGTGATCTCGAACTTAGGGAGCCCCAGTTCCCCTCTCGATAGGATTCCACTATGGGACATAAACATGACTCCCGTTTGCGCGCCCAATTCGCTCAATCTTGATGATCAAAATTATATCTCCACTAATAAGTTAAAACGATCACCCCAAATTGTCATCCCAGAGACTTCTGAGGCTCGTAGCAATTCAAAGTCGCTACTCCAAGGGGGGCAGAGGCATTACGTTTCAGACTTAGAGATAAAGAAAGAAATGCTCATGGCAGGCTTGGGCTGGGGAAGTATGCCCCAGCACAAAATAAAAAATGAATTGGCATCTGGCCAACTCATTTCATTTAATAGCGATCACTTAGAAACGATCTCTATCCCTTTTTATGCTTGTCGCCGACAAGATAAACGTCACGGCCCTGTCAGCTCTGCACTCTGGGAACAACTACACTATTTACATATTTAG
- a CDS encoding pirin family protein has translation MKVYRAQDRGHVEHGWLKTKHSFSFGEYYNPQAMSFGPLRVLNEDVIEAGQGFGTHPHKDAEILTYVLSGGLRHEDSMGNGGVIEHGDVQYMSAGKGIRHSEFNASRTEPVHLYQIWILPHTKALKPRYEQESFSPQGRANQWQLIASPKGDQGSFQIAQDAKFLVSELDQGRELTYRFENKRKVWLQVARGTISVNHQDLSAGDAISFEEAQDFSVEAIEDAELLLFDMA, from the coding sequence ATGAAAGTTTATAGAGCGCAAGACAGGGGTCATGTTGAGCATGGCTGGCTTAAGACCAAGCATAGTTTTTCCTTTGGTGAATATTATAATCCGCAAGCCATGAGTTTTGGGCCTTTGCGAGTTTTGAATGAAGATGTGATAGAAGCTGGCCAAGGTTTTGGAACTCACCCTCACAAAGATGCAGAAATTTTGACTTATGTTCTATCAGGTGGGCTAAGGCACGAGGATAGTATGGGCAATGGCGGAGTGATTGAGCATGGAGATGTGCAATACATGAGCGCGGGTAAGGGCATTCGACATAGTGAGTTCAATGCTTCACGCACGGAGCCCGTGCATTTGTATCAGATCTGGATTTTACCACATACAAAAGCTCTTAAGCCGAGATATGAACAAGAGAGTTTCTCGCCTCAAGGCAGAGCGAATCAATGGCAATTAATAGCCTCACCAAAAGGTGATCAGGGTTCTTTTCAAATAGCTCAAGACGCAAAATTTCTTGTCAGTGAGCTGGATCAAGGCAGAGAATTAACTTACAGATTTGAAAACAAACGCAAAGTTTGGCTACAAGTTGCTCGAGGGACCATCAGTGTCAATCATCAAGACTTGAGTGCTGGAGATGCGATAAGTTTTGAAGAAGCTCAAGATTTCTCGGTTGAAGCTATCGAGGATGCAGAACTCTTACTCTTTGATATGGCTTGA
- a CDS encoding TIGR03032 family protein has product MMANDKTEKKKLEINVSRQWMNWMRDQQCSFAFSTYQAGKLFFTGTNTDGKLAVFERTFNRVMGLCTDTSERLYLSSLWQLWQFDNILEKGQSHQQKYDRFYLPTRSWTTGDLDIHDMAVGDNGELYFINCLFGCIATLQEGYSFKPYWKPKWLSRLVPEDRCHLNGLAMVNGKPKYVTAISQTDVNEGWREHRRAGGVVVDIDTDEVVCSGLSMPHSPRWHQGKLYLHNSGKGEFGYVDLETKQFVPICFVPGYLRGLTFTGDYAVAGMSQPRDNKSFSGLELSERLAEKGVSARCGLQVIDLRDGSLPHSLNIDGFINELYDVVTLPGVQSSYAVGTQKDEIRRVVRMGDFN; this is encoded by the coding sequence ATGATGGCTAATGATAAAACTGAAAAGAAAAAATTAGAAATTAATGTGTCTCGCCAATGGATGAATTGGATGCGAGATCAGCAATGCAGCTTTGCTTTTAGTACCTATCAGGCGGGGAAGTTATTTTTTACAGGAACCAACACAGACGGTAAGCTCGCAGTTTTTGAAAGAACTTTTAACCGTGTGATGGGCTTGTGTACAGATACGAGTGAACGCCTTTATTTAAGTTCACTTTGGCAGTTATGGCAATTTGATAATATTTTGGAAAAGGGTCAGAGTCATCAACAGAAGTATGATCGTTTTTATTTACCCACAAGGTCGTGGACAACAGGCGATCTAGATATTCACGACATGGCTGTGGGCGATAATGGTGAACTTTACTTTATCAATTGTTTGTTTGGTTGTATTGCGACGCTTCAAGAGGGGTATAGTTTTAAGCCTTATTGGAAGCCGAAATGGTTGAGTCGTTTAGTTCCAGAGGACAGGTGCCATTTGAATGGTTTAGCAATGGTAAATGGTAAGCCTAAGTATGTAACCGCAATTTCTCAAACTGATGTCAATGAAGGTTGGCGTGAGCATCGTCGTGCTGGTGGGGTTGTCGTTGATATTGATACAGATGAAGTGGTATGTTCGGGTTTATCTATGCCCCATTCTCCTCGTTGGCACCAAGGTAAGTTATACCTACATAACTCAGGCAAGGGTGAGTTTGGTTATGTTGATTTAGAAACAAAACAATTTGTTCCGATTTGCTTTGTGCCTGGCTACTTAAGGGGACTTACTTTCACGGGTGATTATGCAGTAGCCGGTATGTCGCAACCACGCGATAATAAATCTTTTTCTGGTTTAGAGTTGAGTGAGCGCTTAGCGGAAAAAGGAGTCAGTGCCCGCTGTGGCCTACAAGTCATTGATTTGCGCGATGGTTCCCTGCCGCATAGTTTGAATATCGATGGCTTTATCAATGAGTTGTATGATGTAGTAACTCTACCCGGCGTGCAGTCAAGTTATGCGGTGGGAACTCAAAAAGATGAAATTCGTCGCGTCGTGCGAATGGGTGACTTTAATTAG
- a CDS encoding RidA family protein, translating into MKKKIQTDQAPGAIGPYSQALDLGDLIFVSGQIPIDPAQGSLVEGGIEAQTEQVMKNIGAILKEANLEYSHVVRAEVFLTNMDDFSKVNEVYVKYFSTEPKPARFAVGVASLPMGSLVEIAVIAKR; encoded by the coding sequence ATGAAAAAGAAAATTCAAACGGATCAAGCGCCAGGAGCCATTGGGCCATATTCTCAGGCTTTAGATTTAGGTGATTTAATTTTTGTTTCAGGACAAATTCCTATAGACCCAGCTCAAGGCTCATTAGTTGAAGGTGGAATCGAGGCTCAAACCGAGCAAGTGATGAAAAATATTGGAGCTATCTTAAAAGAAGCAAACTTAGAATATAGTCATGTGGTTCGAGCCGAAGTTTTTTTGACGAATATGGACGATTTTTCGAAAGTGAATGAAGTTTATGTGAAATACTTTTCCACAGAACCTAAGCCAGCACGCTTTGCCGTGGGGGTGGCTTCTTTGCCCATGGGATCCTTGGTGGAAATTGCAGTTATCGCAAAACGCTAA
- a CDS encoding HAD family hydrolase: MKTEDHQRDVYFWDMDHTIINNDCDVSWKEFLHSKGVAPSNAMELADKYYQDYLNNTLDDAEFMDFQLAEFKGKTWEEMLELSRLHFTEVVKQKIYPEAEEMIRQQMSEGKLLCLITATNSVIAYALKEYFGFDHMIASKLELIEGKYTGKPEGQYCLGQGKVDLMKSFFIENGGSLESATYYGDSPADVVIMEVVGNPYAVNPSPVLLKAARVNDWPILSFK; encoded by the coding sequence ATGAAAACAGAAGATCATCAGAGAGACGTATATTTTTGGGATATGGATCATACAATTATTAATAATGATTGTGATGTCTCTTGGAAGGAGTTTTTGCATTCAAAAGGTGTGGCGCCTTCTAATGCTATGGAATTGGCGGATAAATATTATCAAGACTACTTAAATAATACTTTGGATGATGCTGAATTTATGGACTTTCAGTTAGCAGAATTTAAGGGTAAGACATGGGAAGAGATGTTGGAGCTTTCTCGCTTGCATTTCACTGAAGTTGTCAAGCAGAAGATCTACCCAGAAGCGGAGGAAATGATCCGTCAGCAAATGTCTGAAGGTAAGTTGTTATGTTTGATTACAGCTACTAATTCAGTGATTGCCTATGCTCTTAAGGAATATTTTGGTTTTGACCACATGATTGCCAGTAAACTCGAGTTAATTGAGGGTAAGTATACAGGAAAGCCTGAAGGTCAATATTGTTTGGGGCAAGGTAAAGTCGATTTGATGAAAAGTTTCTTTATTGAAAATGGCGGAAGTCTTGAGTCGGCGACTTACTATGGTGATAGCCCTGCGGACGTGGTGATTATGGAAGTTGTTGGTAATCCTTATGCAGTTAATCCTTCCCCGGTTTTGTTAAAGGCGGCACGAGTGAACGATTGGCCAATTTTGTCTTTTAAATAA
- the surE gene encoding 5'/3'-nucleotidase SurE, whose product MKILVTNDDSQDSPLLEYLLDELKGLGDLQIVVPKEEQSWTGKSISRFEQLEIEEIEISGVKTCVLSGRPADCVNFGVYHMGDEKPDLVISGINIGYNCGVSYVMSSGTVGACIEANIAGVPAVSLSRRMAPETYQRWSNERCFSPEEIKQIRREVKLIMSAIKEKIFTRADFLAEPITWQVEMPQDLSEDWSLEAGHLGHSFYGSLFEQKSNGAYGHSLKKHDLDSREKADVNIIARGNVSVAKLDIRVLGQEKFNL is encoded by the coding sequence ATGAAGATATTAGTAACAAATGATGACAGCCAAGATTCACCGCTTTTGGAGTACTTGTTAGACGAGTTAAAAGGTTTAGGTGATTTGCAGATTGTTGTGCCAAAAGAAGAGCAGTCTTGGACGGGGAAAAGCATCAGTCGTTTTGAGCAGCTGGAAATAGAAGAAATTGAGATTTCTGGAGTCAAAACTTGTGTTTTGTCAGGGCGTCCAGCTGATTGTGTGAACTTTGGCGTTTATCACATGGGGGATGAAAAGCCCGATTTAGTAATTAGTGGTATTAATATAGGTTATAATTGTGGCGTGAGTTACGTCATGTCTTCGGGGACTGTGGGCGCGTGTATTGAAGCTAATATTGCAGGGGTTCCTGCCGTGTCACTATCGAGAAGGATGGCTCCCGAAACTTATCAGCGTTGGTCAAACGAGCGTTGTTTTAGTCCCGAAGAAATCAAACAAATTCGTCGGGAAGTTAAATTAATCATGAGCGCGATTAAAGAGAAAATTTTCACCCGAGCCGATTTTTTAGCTGAGCCAATAACTTGGCAAGTTGAAATGCCTCAGGATTTGTCAGAGGATTGGAGTTTAGAGGCAGGCCATCTCGGGCATAGCTTTTACGGGAGCTTATTCGAACAGAAGTCGAATGGCGCTTATGGGCACAGTCTCAAAAAGCATGACTTGGATTCTCGTGAAAAGGCCGATGTCAATATCATTGCTCGTGGAAACGTGAGTGTGGCCAAGCTCGATATTCGAGTTTTGGGTCAAGAAAAGTTTAATTTGTAG
- the rtcR gene encoding RNA repair transcriptional activator RtcR has translation MKKKVLIGLLGPSLDMGTKSTRWEKWRPSVALCMHEDLAFDRYELLSQKRFSILCDTVVTDIETVSPETQINHHHIEWRDPWNFVEVYSALYEFSRNYDFKEDEEYYINITTGTHVAQICLFLLTESYHFPAQLIQSSPSHKKHKNVAGTYSIIDLDLSQYDKLANRFKAEAIESYELLKSGIKTQDLKFNQLIERIEKVCLRSSAPLLLTGPTGAGKSHLASRIFELRQQKRQLKGNFVEVNCATLRGDAAMSTLFGHKKGSFTGASSDRPGLLKEADGGLLFLDEIGELGLDEQAMLLRALEDKSFLPLGADSLASSDFQLICGTNRELYEAVEEGRFREDLLARINIWNFKLPGLKDRQSDIEPNIDHELQKFAEDSGTLMRFTKEARKNYLDFATSADGEWKGNFRDLNASIHRMATLADSSRIGKELAEDEISQLKHQWNNRNINKEDRILKELFSPDFIEEIDPFDLPQLANVVKTCRESKNLSEAGRKLFCVSRKNKKVPNDADRLRKYLARFELTWQDIYPN, from the coding sequence ATGAAAAAGAAAGTACTCATTGGCCTACTTGGCCCAAGCCTTGATATGGGAACCAAAAGCACCCGCTGGGAAAAGTGGCGTCCAAGCGTCGCCTTGTGCATGCATGAAGATCTAGCTTTTGATCGCTATGAACTTTTAAGTCAAAAACGTTTTTCTATTTTGTGCGATACCGTGGTCACCGATATTGAAACAGTCTCTCCGGAAACGCAAATCAATCATCATCATATAGAATGGCGCGATCCTTGGAACTTTGTCGAGGTCTATAGCGCGCTCTACGAATTTTCTCGCAACTATGATTTCAAAGAGGACGAAGAGTACTACATCAACATTACGACCGGGACTCACGTGGCTCAGATATGCCTTTTTCTGCTCACCGAATCTTACCATTTCCCAGCTCAACTTATCCAGTCCTCCCCAAGTCATAAAAAGCACAAAAATGTCGCTGGCACCTATTCGATCATTGACCTAGACCTCTCTCAATACGACAAGCTAGCCAATCGCTTCAAAGCCGAAGCGATTGAGAGCTATGAACTCCTTAAATCGGGAATCAAAACACAAGATCTCAAATTTAATCAACTCATCGAGAGGATTGAAAAAGTATGCTTGCGCTCAAGTGCCCCGCTATTACTAACCGGACCAACAGGCGCAGGCAAATCGCATTTGGCGAGTCGAATTTTTGAACTACGCCAACAAAAACGCCAGCTCAAAGGCAACTTTGTGGAAGTCAACTGCGCCACACTACGAGGAGACGCCGCTATGTCGACTTTATTCGGACATAAGAAAGGATCATTCACCGGCGCTAGCTCAGATCGCCCCGGCCTTCTAAAAGAAGCCGATGGTGGCCTGCTCTTTCTAGATGAAATTGGTGAACTCGGACTCGATGAACAAGCCATGCTATTGCGCGCCCTAGAAGATAAAAGCTTCCTCCCTCTCGGAGCAGACAGCCTCGCGAGCAGTGACTTTCAATTAATCTGTGGAACAAATCGCGAGCTCTATGAAGCCGTAGAAGAAGGCCGCTTTCGCGAAGATCTCCTCGCTCGTATTAACATCTGGAACTTCAAACTCCCAGGCTTAAAAGATCGCCAATCCGACATAGAGCCCAATATCGATCACGAACTTCAGAAATTTGCCGAAGACTCAGGCACACTAATGCGCTTCACCAAGGAGGCTCGAAAAAACTATCTCGATTTTGCAACTTCCGCAGATGGCGAATGGAAGGGGAATTTTCGCGATCTCAATGCCTCAATCCATCGTATGGCTACCCTAGCCGATTCTAGTCGCATTGGAAAAGAACTGGCTGAAGATGAAATCAGCCAACTCAAGCATCAGTGGAATAATCGAAACATTAACAAGGAAGATCGAATTCTCAAAGAACTCTTTTCTCCTGATTTCATTGAAGAAATCGACCCCTTTGATCTCCCTCAGTTGGCGAACGTGGTTAAAACTTGTCGAGAATCCAAGAACCTCTCCGAAGCCGGCCGCAAGCTCTTTTGCGTTTCCCGCAAAAATAAAAAAGTCCCTAACGACGCCGATCGCCTCCGCAAATACCTCGCACGTTTTGAACTTACTTGGCAGGATATTTATCCAAACTGA
- a CDS encoding zinc-dependent peptidase: METLIGITVIALSLALGIPFYRKHKRQKLMNSTAPNEWETFLHEEVPYLDKLPPQDRKKLWGLIHIFLDEIEFIPCQGLIMEDRIRVAIAAQACLLTLKNPTQKHFNSLNTIYVYPDAFKSNIEQSEGSFVSSEESIRLGQSIRGSIVLSWNSCRKGASNFHDGQNVIFHEFAHQLDQEHGSADGVPILQERSAYLDWGKIMYKKFLWLREKKKKHQDTLIDPYGALNEAEFFAVCTECFFEKPQQLKKKHPHIYRVMENYYGLNPIELI, from the coding sequence ATGGAGACATTAATAGGCATCACAGTTATCGCCTTAAGCTTGGCGCTTGGCATCCCCTTTTATAGAAAGCACAAACGCCAAAAGCTGATGAATTCCACTGCCCCAAATGAGTGGGAAACTTTCTTACACGAAGAAGTCCCCTATCTAGATAAACTCCCCCCTCAAGATAGGAAAAAACTTTGGGGTCTCATCCACATATTTTTAGATGAAATTGAGTTCATCCCCTGCCAGGGTCTGATTATGGAAGATCGCATCCGCGTTGCGATTGCCGCACAAGCTTGCCTACTCACCCTCAAGAATCCCACACAAAAACACTTTAATTCACTCAACACAATTTACGTCTATCCTGATGCCTTCAAATCCAACATCGAGCAAAGCGAGGGCTCATTTGTCTCCAGCGAGGAATCAATCAGACTGGGTCAATCAATTCGAGGTAGTATCGTCCTTTCTTGGAATAGCTGCCGCAAAGGAGCTTCCAATTTTCACGATGGGCAAAACGTTATTTTTCACGAATTTGCGCACCAACTCGACCAAGAACATGGTAGTGCCGACGGCGTACCGATCTTACAAGAACGTTCCGCTTACTTGGACTGGGGGAAAATCATGTACAAAAAATTTCTGTGGCTAAGAGAAAAGAAGAAAAAGCATCAGGACACACTGATCGACCCTTACGGGGCATTAAATGAAGCTGAATTCTTTGCTGTTTGTACCGAGTGCTTTTTTGAAAAACCACAGCAACTCAAAAAGAAACACCCACATATCTATCGCGTTATGGAAAATTATTATGGCTTAAACCCTATTGAGCTCATCTAA
- a CDS encoding cell envelope integrity protein TolA: MKVFLVSIVLHIIVLGLIYLNGGFEPVESSENRRVNPQEVAPEVKAREKSVPIKDSKKRVLDEKEKEELIVKTLDNQKKQYDRMTPSQKHRSLDHQLDQLDGVDGGILEVVTLEVLKLMDSKEPSMESKGLSKKTGFDHESSFFKDVAPCPTGIQVSMEDKHGNKSSYIIDKKDVTEDDLALLKLYQKSKNNKALKIILDSFIKHYQNK, encoded by the coding sequence ATGAAAGTTTTTCTGGTCAGTATAGTATTACATATCATCGTCTTAGGTCTTATATACCTGAATGGTGGCTTTGAGCCCGTGGAGAGTTCTGAAAACAGGCGAGTTAATCCACAAGAAGTAGCTCCTGAAGTTAAAGCCAGAGAAAAATCAGTGCCGATTAAGGATTCAAAGAAACGGGTCCTTGATGAAAAAGAGAAAGAAGAGCTAATAGTCAAAACTCTAGACAATCAAAAAAAGCAATACGATCGCATGACCCCAAGTCAAAAGCATCGTAGCTTAGATCATCAGTTGGATCAGCTCGATGGTGTAGATGGAGGTATTCTTGAAGTTGTGACCTTGGAAGTGTTGAAGTTGATGGATAGTAAAGAGCCGTCAATGGAATCTAAGGGCCTTAGTAAGAAAACAGGCTTTGATCATGAGAGTAGTTTTTTTAAGGATGTGGCTCCTTGTCCCACTGGTATCCAGGTAAGTATGGAGGATAAACATGGGAATAAGTCGTCTTACATAATAGATAAGAAAGATGTGACTGAAGACGATTTAGCATTATTAAAGCTTTATCAAAAGTCGAAAAATAATAAGGCACTAAAAATTATTCTCGATAGTTTTATTAAGCATTACCAGAATAAATAA
- a CDS encoding HU family DNA-binding protein, which yields MTKRDLVVRIADESKLNQQEVMNVVQKTLDYITNELAAGRNVELRNFGVFELKVRKQRIGRNPNKPENEVPIPERVVVKFKSGKVMKEKVSTISPEDIEV from the coding sequence ATGACGAAACGTGACCTCGTAGTTCGCATCGCTGACGAATCAAAACTCAATCAACAAGAAGTGATGAACGTTGTTCAAAAAACTCTTGATTACATCACTAACGAACTTGCCGCTGGCAGAAACGTTGAACTACGTAACTTCGGTGTTTTCGAACTTAAAGTTAGAAAGCAGCGCATTGGTCGTAATCCTAATAAGCCTGAAAACGAAGTGCCAATTCCTGAGCGCGTGGTCGTAAAGTTTAAATCGGGTAAAGTCATGAAAGAAAAAGTTTCTACAATTTCGCCTGAAGATATCGAAGTTTAA